The following are encoded in a window of Stigmatopora nigra isolate UIUO_SnigA chromosome 23, RoL_Snig_1.1, whole genome shotgun sequence genomic DNA:
- the ucn3l gene encoding urocortin 3, like has protein sequence MLSSLKTLVLLLSVLCAPGPTPSSSLCLLRLARGGRSDVPCERHMVGGFPPEDGWSSLLRSSSSSSSSSEFLATSGSDESASRERRTSDGPARSRSRSGTRFQRPAKVRGTLQLRNGGKEERRSWRYLSLDVPTYIMNVLLAKAKDQQVRDQAVANAQLLAAIGRRK, from the coding sequence ATGCTGTCGTCCCTGAAGACCCTCGTACTGCTGCTCTCGGTCCTATGCGCCCCGGGGCCAACACCTTCATCCAGCTTGTGCCTCCTCCGCTTAGCCCGCGGTGGCCGCTCCGATGTCCCATGTGAGAGGCATATGGTCGGCGGCTTCCCTCCGGAGGATGGATGGAGCTCCTTGCTGcgttcctcttcttcctcctcttcctcttctgagTTCCTGGCTACCTCGGGCTCCGATGAGTCGGCTAGCCGCGAGAGGAGAACTTCGGACGGCCCGGCGCGCTCCCGCTCGCGCTCGGGCACGCGCTTCCAGAGACCGGCTAAGGTACGCGGTACGCTGCAGCTGAGGAATGGAGGCAAGGAAGAACGCCGGAGCTGGCGCTACCTGTCGCTTGATGTGCCCACTTATATCATGAATGTGCTTCTCGCCAAGGCTAAAGATCAACAAGTGCGTGACCAGGCCGTTGCCAATGCACAATTGCTCGCCGCCATTGGCCGGAGGAAGTGA